The window GAACTACCGCCGCATCGCCGAGGCGGCGGACGAACACGACGTGTTCCTCTGGTGCGACATGGAAGACCACGAGACGACGGACGTGACGCTCGACGCCTTCGAGGAACTCGCCCGCGAGTTCGACGGCGGCATGGGCCTGTGCGTGCAGGCGAACCTGAAACGCACGCCCGACGACCTGGAGCGCTTGGCGGACGTTCCCGGCAAGATTCGACTCGTGAAGGGCGCGTACGACGAACCCGCGGCCATCGCGCACAAGAAGAAGTCGAAGGTGGACGAGGTGTACACGGAACTGCTCGAGTTCCTCTTCGACGAGTACGTCGGTGGCATCGCCGTCGGCAGTCACGACCCGAAGATGATAGCCGCCGCGCGCGAACTCGCCGCCGAGTACGACCGAGACTACGAGGTACAGATGCTCATGGGCGTCCGCGAGGATGCACAGCGCGAACTCGCCGCCGAGGGCGTTCGCGTGTGGCAGTACGCACCCTACGGCGGCAAGTGGTTCCAGTACTTCTATCGTCGCGTGCGCGAGCGTAAGGAGAACGCGCTCTTCGCCCTGCGAGCAGTCGTCGGTATCTGAGAGCGTCGGGTTTTCGCCTCGCCGGGCGGTTTCTGGAGCGTTGCACCGAGTATCGGCAGGACGAACCGTACTAGAAATCCCCTTAAGCCCACAGGTTCACACTTCGCGTATCAATGTCCTCGTGGAGACGTGACTTCGCAAGCGGACTCGTGGTCCTCGTTCCGCTTCTCGTCATCCTGTACGTCCTGTCTATCTTGTACAATAGTATCGTCAAGCTCCCGATAATCGAGAACATCCAACCACCCTACGGCTTCTTCATCGCTATCATCGTGTTCTTGATGCTCGTCCTCTCGGTGGGCTACCTGATGCGGACGACTGTCGGCCGGTTGCTCGAATCCGGACTCGACACGATGATGAACAAAGTCCCACTCGTCCGAATCGTCTACAACGCTTCTAAACTCGCCGTCGAAACCGCACTCACCGGTACCGAAGACCTCCAGAAACCGGTCCGTCTGGAGACGTGGCCGGGCATCCGGATGACCGCGTTCAAGACCGGGAAGAAGACCGCAGACGGCAGGGAAATCATCTTCATGCCGACTGCACCGAACATCACCACCGGCTTCGTGATGGAAGTCGACCCCGACGACATCGAAGAGACCGGCGAGAAAGTCGAAGAAGCGCTCACGCGTGTCCTCTCTGCCGGGTTCGCCGAACAGGACCACATCAACGAGTACAGCATCGAAGTGACCGAAGAGTCGACCGATGGAACGACGAACGACGGAACGACGAACGACGGGCCAGTCGTCAACGAGTAGGGACTCTGCGCGAGTCGCGACGGGCAAAAATGAAGATACAGTGGTCGTCGTCTACTGTTCGTCGACGTAGGTGAACCACTCTTCGTGGTCGTCGGTGCGACGCTCCACGAGGTCGAAGAAGGCGGTCTGGAGTTCCTCGGTGACTGGACCGCGCGTCCCCTCGCCGATGACGACGTTGTCCACCTTCCGGATGGGCGTGACTTCTGCGGCGCTACCGGTGAAGAACAGTTCGTCGGCCGTGTGGAGTTCGCCACGGCTGATGACGGCGCTGTCGTCGACTTCGTAGCCACGTTCGCGGGCGAGCGTGATGACGGTGTCGCGGGTGATGCCGTCGAGGATGCTCTGGGAGAGACCGGGCGTGAGGATTTTGCCGTCACGGACCATGAAGAGGTTCTCACCGGGGCCTTCGGCGACGTTGCCTTCCTTGTTCAGGACGATTGCTTCGACGTAGCCGTTGCGGCGGGCCTCTTCTCCGGCGAGAAGGGAGTTCACGTAGAGACCGGTCGTCTTCGCGTTCGTCGGAATCTGGCTGGAGGCGTGCTTGCGCCACGACGAGACCATCACGTCGACGCCGTTTTCGAGGGCGTCTTCGCCGAGGTAGGTTCCCCACGGCCACGCCGCGATGGCGATATCGGTCGGGTTGTCCTGGGGACTCACGCCGAGCGAATCGTAGCCGTAGTAGGCGATGGGGCGGATGTAACACCCGTCGAGGTCGTTGCGCTTGATGACCTCGATGGTCGCCTCGGTGAGTTCCTCGGGCGTGTAGTCGATGTCCATGTTGTACGGCTTCGCGGAGTTGTAGAGGCGCTCGAGGTGTTCTTCCCAGCGGAAGATAGCCGGGCCGCGGTCGGTGTCGTAGGCGCGAACACCCTCGAAGATACCCGTGCCGTAGTGAAGTCCGTGCGAGAGGACGTGAATCTGCGCGTCGTCCCAGTCCACGTATTCGCCGTTCATCCAAATCGTGGACACGTCCATGTCGTCAAATCCCATGTAAGGCCCTTCGGTGGCCCCCCTCTAAAATCATGACGAACCGGCCACCGCGTCCCCCGGGAATCTATGGTTACCTGTCAGTATTTCCATAGTATGTCACTCGAATCTGTCGCCGTCACCGGCGGTACGGGAAGACTCGGACCAACTGTCGTCAGCCACCTCCAGGCCCACGGGTACACAGTGACCAACCTCAGTCGGAGCGGTGGGTCGGACCGCGCAGACAACGACGTCCGCGTGAGTGCGACCGACCCCGGTGACCTCGTCGCGGCACTCGCGTCCGTCGAGGCCGACGCCATCGTCCACCTCGGGACCATCTCGACGCCCGACCACGACCCCGGCCACCGCGTCTTCGAGAGTAACGTCCAATCGACCTACGTCGTCCTCGAAGCGGCGGCGGCCCTCGACATCGAGAACGTCGCCATCGCGTCGAGCATGAGCGCAAACGGCGGGTCGTTCGAACCTGACCCCGCGCGAATCGATTATCTTCCCATCGACGAGTCACACCGCGCAACCCCGTCGAATCCGTACGGACTGGGAAAGTACATCGCTGAAGAGACGGCGACGGGGTTCGCCCGCCGCAGCGACGCGCCGACGACAATCGCGAGTCTCCGCTTCCCGTGGATGCCGAGTACAGCGGAGGCACGAGAGGCGTTCGCCGAACGCGACCGGACGCTCGCCGGACTCCGCGACGACGGTGTCTTCCACACGGCCAGAAACACCCTGTTTGCCTACCTCGGCCGGGAGGATGCCGCGAGACTGGTCCGTCGGGCTATCGAGGCAGACTTCGAAGGACACGAAGTGTTCTGGGCGGCAGCAGACGACACGTCGACGACAGTCGAGTCGGCGAAGATTGCTCAGGAGGTGTATCCAGACGCCGGGGTTCGGACACCTCTCTCGGGACACCAGTCACTCGTCTCGACAGAGAAAGCACAGGAGATGCTCGGGTGGGTACCCGAGTGGTCGTGGCGCGACGAACGCGTCTGAAGAAAAGTCGGGAGTCCGAGATGGGTCGAGTCAGCGAAGCGCGTCGACCAGTCGTTCGCCGTCGACGAACGCCAAGTCGTGTCGGGTCGCGTAGTCGCGCGCAGTGGCCTTCGGGAGTGCCGCACCGCTCTCGTCGTCGAGCATCTCACAGACGACGACGGCGGGTGGGACGTCCGCCTCGTCGGCGAGGGCTAATCCGAGTTCGGTGTGGCCCTGTCGGTCGTCGAGGAGGTTCGGCGCGCCGCGGAGCAAGTGGACGTGGCCGGGTGCGCGAAACTCGGTCCCGAAGTCGTCGGCGTCGTAGTCACCGAGGCGCGTCGACTCGGCGACGGGCGCGAGACGAGAGATAGTCATCGCGCGGTCCCGGTCGGTGATGCCAGTGAAGGAGTCACGGTGGTTCACCGTGAACGAGAACGACGACCGAGAGTCGTATCCGAGGTCGTGGGAACTCGCGGCGGGGTGGTTCAGCACGTCGTCCATGAAGGGTAACGAGAGCGTCTCGGCCACGTCGTCCGGGAGGGCGACGCAGACGAGACCACCGGCGTCGTTGCGCATGCGCGCGACATCGGCGGGGGTGACGGCACCAGCGGGATAGACGAGGTCGACCTCGCCTTCCCGGTCGTCGAAGTCGTGAATGAGAACCGGTTCGCCCGCGCGGAACGCGTCGAGGACGCGTTCGACGCTGTCGTAGTCGCTCTCGGCGGAACGACTCATTCGAACTCGGCCTCCTCGACGCAGACGGTGATGCTGTCGCCATCTTCGAGGTCCAGTACGTCACGGAGTTTGTCCGGCGCGATAATCTCCAGTTGCGACTCGTCGTGGTGGGTTCGCTCGGGCACGATGATGTGGACCGGGTCGTAGGTGTCGCCGTCCACGTCGATGGCGGCGGCGTAGCACGTCGCCGGACCGAAGGTTCGCTCGTCGTCTTCCCACCCGTCGATGGGAACCGCGTCGAGGGCAGACATGCCCGCACGAGAACGGACCGCGTCGTCGTCGAGACGGACGTTCAGCGTCCCCGGGAACGGTTCGTAACCTAGTCGCTCTGTGAACTGTTCCATGTACCCCAGAAGCGAGATGTAGTGGCGACCCTCGCCCATCCCGCCCGTGACTTCGCCGTCAAGGACGACGACAGAAGGCGTCTCGAAGATTCGCTGGTAGTCGGCGTACTCGCGTCGGAGGGCGGACTCACCGTCGTCGGTGACGGTGACCCACTGTCCGTCCGAGACGACTTCGCGGTCGACGAAGGCGGCCTCTTCGAGACGTTGGAGACGACGTGACGCCGTCTGATTGGAGACACCCAGTCTGTCTGCGAGACCCGAACAGGAGACTTTGACTGGGCCGGAGCGGCCACCGTCGAGGGCGACGAGTTTCAGTGTGGCCAACTCGTCGTACCCGACCGTGGCAGCAACTACCGATTCTGACATACGTCAGCGTTCGAGCGCGCGTCCCATAAGCGTATCGTAAATGAGATGCATTCCAGAAATGAGATGGTGCCAGACAGAGGCACCGAACACTTCGTACGTGGTGACTATCGGGGCACCGGTGGTAAGTCCGTCGGTCAGTCTACCGAATCGAGAAGGTGCCGACCGAAGCCTCTCTCGACACAGAAGTTAAGAGTGGAAAATCGGGGAGTGGGATGGGCAAGGAGAGCCGGGCACAGCGGAGCAGGTGCTGTTTTCGGAACGGTCGGTCCAGGGCTACGCGTCGAGGGTCGTCCAGTCGTGCTGGTGAATCAGGATTCTGCTGCCCTGCGCTCGGCACTTATTTGGGAGATGCCGGCGTTCGCCGAACACCTCGGGCACGCGTAGACACGGCCATCGTCGTCACCGAACACGCGGACGAAGTTCCTCGACACGAACGCATCGCAGTGGTTGCATTGACTCATAGTGGGGGTGGTGGCAGTGGGGTTCTGCCTCGACAGATACGTGGAGCGCACAGGATATACCGCTACTACCTAACTGGTAAGGTGTCTCTGTGCGGTGCCGTCTCATCGACGATGGAGAGCGCTGAGACGATAGTCCTCCACCGAGAGCGACGAGAGGGACGGCCGTGCTCGGACGGTTCGGAAAGGCCTTTAGCCGCCTGCCGAGAATCCGCGTACATGTTCAGACAGTTCCGTGAGGAGGTCGAGGCGGCGCTCTCTGCGGCGCTCTCGTCGCTCGACCTCCCCACCGACGACCTCGGGGTCGAGGAACCACCGGAGGACGTACCTGCAACCCTCGCCTCCAGCGTCGCGTTCCGACTGGCCGGCGTCGTCGGTGCCGCACCGCCGAGCGTCGCTGCCGACATCGCCGACGAGATATCCGTCGAGGGCTACGACTACCTCGCCGCGGTCGATACGCAAGGGCCGTACGTGAACTTCCACGTGACCGATGCCTACTACGACGACACGCTCGATTCGGCCGCCACCGACACCGAGTACGGTCGGCTTCCGTCGACCGGCGACAGCGTCGTCGTCGAACACACGAGCGCGAACCCGACGGGACCGGTTCACGTCGGCCGTACTCGAAACCCCGTCATCGGTGACGCCGTCGCCAACTTGCTCGACTTCGCCGGCAACGACGTGGAGCGGCACTACTACGTGAACGATGCCGGCCGCCAGATGGCCGTCTTCACGTGGGCCTACGAGACGTTCGACGAGGAGGACCTCGACAGCGAACCCGCCCGTGACCGCATCGAATACGACCTCGTCCGGTACTACCAGAAGGGCAACGCCTACCTCGAAGACGCGGACGCCGCGGACGCCGAGGCCGCCGAAGAAGAGATTACGGCGATTCTCCAGGGCATCGAAGAAGGCGACGAAGAGACCTACGCGCGCGTCGAAGAAGTCGTCGACCAAGTTCTCGGCGGCATGCGCGAGTGCCTCGAACGCCTCCCCGCCGAGTTCGACGAGTTCGTCAAAGAGACGCGCTTCATGTTCGACGGGAGCACCCGTGACCTCGCCGACCGCCTCAAAGAGACCGAGTACGCGGTCTACGAGGAAGACGCGTGGCAACTCGAACTCGACGACTACGGGTTCGAGAAGAACCTCGTGTTCCTCCGCTCTGACGACACGTCGCTGTACACGACGCGTGACCTCGCCCACCACGAGTGGAAGTTCGACAACTACGACCGCGCCGTGACCGTCCTCGGTGAGGACCACAAACTGCAGGCCGGCCAACTCCGTGCCGCCCTCGACATCCTCGGCAACGACGTGGACAAACTCGAGAACGTCATCTACTCGTGGGTCAACCTCCCCGGCGGCGAGACGATGTCCACCCGGAAGGGAACCGGCGTCATGCTCGACGACCTGCTCGACGAGTCAGTCTCGCGCGCCCGCGACGAAGTCGAAAAACGCCTCGAAGGCCGCGTCCGCGACGACGACTTGGACGACGACGACATCGACCGCATCGCCCGGCAGGTCGGTATCGGCGCTGTCCGCTACGACATCGTCTCGAAGCAACCGACGAAGACCATCACGTTCGAGTGGGACCAAGCGCTCAACTTCGAGGCCCAATCCGCACCGTACATCCAGTACGTCCACGCACGCTGCTGCGGCATCGTCGACGAGGCGGCCAACGCCGGCCTCGACGACACCAACGTCGACCCGTCTGTCCTCACGACCGAGGCCGAACGTGACCTCGTCCGTACGATTGCACGGTTCCCCGCCGTCGTCGAAGCGGCGGCCGACGACCTCGAACCTCACGCAGTCGCCACTTACGCCCGCGAACTCGCGGAAGTGTTCAACACCTTCTACCGCGAGTGCCCGGTACTCGACGCCGACGAAGGTGTCGGTGCCGCCCGCCTCGCACTCGTCAAAGCCGCGCGGAACGCCGTGGCTAACGCACTCGCTATCGTCGGCGTGGAAGCACCCGAGTCGATGTGAACACGGGCTGAAACGACTTTTTCTGACTTAGAACAAGAACGGAAGTGCGACTACCGCGGAGACGAGCGACCCGCCGAGCGCGAGGACCGTCACGGCACCGCCGCCGAGTGCCAGCAGTAGGAACAGCACTATCCACCAGAAGGGAACTGACTCAGAGTCTGCCATAGGGGCCTTTCAGCGGACCCGAGTAAAAGAACTTCCCGTTTAGCCGAGGAAGCGACTGAAGAAGCCTTTCTTCTTCTCCTCGTCGTCGTCGTCGAGCGATTCGACCTCTTCGACGAGTGAGGTGGTGTAGACGCCCTCTTCGTCGTCGTCTTCGTCTTCGTCGCGGTCGACGACTTCTGTCGACTGCTGGGTTGCATCCGGTTCTGCCTCGGCGACGAGGGGTTCGTCCGCCGATTCCGACGATGCGTCCTCGACGACCGCGGATGCATCGTCAGAGCGGTCCGTGGCGTCGTCAGAGCTGGACGGGTCCGTAGCATCGTCAGAGTCGGTCAGTGCTGCGTCATCATCAGCGTCTTCCGTGGGTGGGAGGTGGTCGGCGTCGGCCGTCTGTGTGTCTGCGCCCTCCGCGACGCCGGGTCCACTCGTCGGTTCGACGACGTCGTCTCCAGCGAGTGGGTCTGCGCCCATCGAGTCAGCCGCGTCGAGATTGGCGGTGACTGGGTCTTCGACAGAGACGACGTCCTCGGGAGGTTCCTCGTCGGCAGTGGTGTCGGTTCCGTCACCAGCGAGGGGGTCGTCGTCTACCGACTCGGAGGACTCGTTGCCCTCGGACCCGAACGGAATTGCGGCGTCGAGCGCTGCTTCGGCCTCGTCTTCGAGTGTCGTCGTAGTCGACGCCGATTGGTCTGTGGCAGTCTCGTCGGGCGATGGTGGTTCCGTGTCGGCAGGCGACTCCTGAACGGGGTCTGGGTCAGCAGGCGGTTCCTGAACAGGGTCGAGAGATGGGTCGGGGTTCGAGTCGGACTCAGGTTCGGGGGGCAGGTCCAGTTCGGGTTCGGGTTCGGGTTCGGGTTCAGGTTCAGGCTCAGATGCCTGGTCCCGGAACGACTTCGGCGTCGATTCGGGTTCCGGGTCCGATTCGGGTTCCGGGTCCGATTCGGGTTCCGGGTCCGGGTCCGGCGTCGATTGTTGGTCCAAGTCGGTGTCGAGGGCCGGTTCGGGAGCGGCCTCGTCGATGGCGGTCTCGGTGGTGGGTGCGTCACCTGCGACGGGGTCCGAGCCAGAGTCGTCGTCGGTTTCGACGACGGTCACGTCGTCGGCATCGTCGTCTGCTGTGTCTGAGGAGTCGACAACACCCTCAGTGTCAGCAGAAGTCGGCCCTGTCGGGTCACTCGTCTGGTCCACGTCGTCGTCCGAGGGTGCATCGGGTATCGGAACTGGGTTGCCAGTGAGTGCCTCTGCGAGGGCACGGTACCCGGCGGCAGCGATACTCTTCGGCGCGCGCGCGACGACTGGGACCTGAGTACTGAGTGCCTCGCGAATCGCCGAGTCTTCGGGAACGACGGCGATGACGCCCGTGTCGAGGAGGGATGCGACCTCGTCGGCGTTCGGATTCGACTGGTTGACGCGAGTGAGGACGACGCCGACGACGTCCGCACCGATTCGTTCGCCGAGTTGGCGCGTCTTCTCGGTGTCGCCGAGTGCTTCTCGTTCCGTCGTCGAAACCAAGAGCACCTCGTCGGCGAGTTTCAGCGGGACGAAGGTGTCGTCACTGAGGCCCGCGCCGGTGTCGACGAGGACGATGTCGTATCGTTCTTTGAGTTCTTCGATGACCGGGTGGAGTTCCTTCGCGTTCGCACTGGCGAAGGCCTCCAACGCCGTCGACCCGGGGAGGACAGAGAGACCCTCTGGTCCCTCGTAGGTGGCCGATTCGACCGTCGTCTCGCCTGTCAGCACGTCGTGGAGGGTCTCTCCGTCGGGGTCAACACCGAGAGCGCCGGCGAGATTCGGCATCCCGAGGTCACCGTCGACGACGACGACGTCCTGCCCGGCCATCGAGAGGACGGTTCCGAGGTTGGCTGTCGTCGTGGTCTTTCCAACCCCACCTTTTGCGCTGGCGATTGCGTACACCCGTGCCATAATTCCAACTGTCGAAGTCCACCCGTGACAGCAACATAAATGTTCTCCGACCGGTGCCGTGATTATCCCGTCCGTTCGGTGACGTGTGGGTCGGTACCGCGAGGCGTAGCCAGTCAAAGGTTACTTAGCCGCTGGATGGACTAGGAAGAGTGATGAGTAGCGACGCCGAGGAGGCGAGCGAAGACCGCCGAAAGTACGAATTCAAGAAGGTCATCGAGGACCTCAAAGAGTACGAAGGCTCCGGTACCCAGCTCGTCACCATCTACATCCCCGAAGATAAGCAGATTTCTGACGTCGTCGAGCACGTCATTACAGAGCATAGTGAAGCGTCTAACATCAAGTCGAAGCAGACGCGAACGAACGTGCAGGACGCCCTGACGAGTATCAAAGACCGCCTTCGGTACTACGACACGTTCCCGCCAGAGCGCGGCATCGTCATGTTCTCCGGCGCGGTCAACTCCGGCGGCGGCCAGACGAACATGGTCACGAAAGTCTTAGACAGCCCACCGGAACCGATTCAGTCGTTCCGCTACCACTGTGACTCGAACTTCCTCACCGGCCCACTCGAGGACATGCTCATGGACAAGGGCCTCTTTGGCCTCGTCGTCCTCGACCGCCGCGAGGCGAACGTCGGGTGGCTGAAAGGCAAGCGCGTCGAACCCGTCAAGAGCGCCTCGTCACTCGTTCCGGGCAAGCAGCGCAAAGGTGGCCAGTCCGCCCAGCGTTTCGCCCGCCTCCGTCTCGAAGCAATCGACAACTTCTATCAGGAAGTCGCCGGGATGGCGAACGACCTGTTCGTCCCCAAGCGCCACGACATGGACGGCATCCTCGTGGGCGGTCCCTCCCCGACGAAAGACGAGTTCCTCGACGGGGACTACCTCCACCACGAACTTCAGGACCTCGTCGTCGGGAAGTTCGACGTCGCGTACACCGACGAGTCGGGCCTCTACGACCTCGTCGACGCCGCACAGGACGTGTTGGCCGACCAGGAGGTCATGAAAGACAAAAAGGAGATGGAAGAGTTCTTCGAGAAACTCCACCGCGGCAACGAGTCCACGTACGGGTTCGAAGCGACCCGGAAGAACCTCGTCATGGGCTCTGTCGACCGCCTCCTCATCTCCGAGGACCTGCGGAAAGACGTCGCCGTCTACGACTGTGGCGGCCAAGAGGAGTTCGAACTCGTCGACCACCGCCACAACACCCCCTCGCACGACTGCGAGGACGGCAGTGAGGCCGAACTCAAGGAACGCGAGGACGTCATCGAGTACCTGATGGACCTCGCCGACCAGCGCGGGACCGAGACGAAGTTCATCAGCACCGACTTCGAGAAAGGCGAACAACTCTACGACGCGTTCGGTGGCATCGCCGGCATCCTCCGGTACTCCACCGGCATCTAAGCGACTCCTCCTCGGCGTCTTTCGTGTGCGCGAGCGCTCACAGACCGTACTCTAAAGAAACGTCTCTAACTGCGTGTGCCGACGCCCCACGTCGAAGTGTGGGTCGGAGACCGACTGTTCGAGTCTGTCGAGCGTGAGGTGTACGTCCACTCCCTCGCGTTCGGCGTACTCGGCGGACTCGACGATAGCCTCGCGGTTCAGCGCCAACGAATCGAGAAAGCCGACGAGCAACGCGAACGCGGCCCCACCCTCTCCATCGGGGATGACATCACCGAGTGGTCGCGCATCGCCATCGGTCACTCGTTCGTCACTCGGATGGACGCGGAGGCAGTCGGCACAGAGACCAATCGTCACCGCACCCTGTGGTGCGTACTCTTCGAGTGGTTCGGGGACGGCGAAGACGGCCTCGTCACCCCCACAGTTGGGACACGGCATACGCACTGCTACGCAGTGGAAGCGTGAAAATTGGTCGGTGAGACGACCGTGGGTGGTGGCGAATCGACGTGGTTACGCGGCGGCCGCTTCGGCCTCTTCGGCGGCTTTCCGCTCTTCTTTCTCTTCTTCTTCCTTCTTCGCCTTGATCTTCTTCAGACGGAAAATCTCTTCGCGCTCTTGTTCTTCGAGTTTCTGCTCGATGTACTCTTTGTTCTCGTAGAGTTCGGGGAGCAGTTTGAATTCGAGTGCGTTGACACGGCGCTTCGTCGTCTCGATTTCTTCGAGCATCTTCTTCATCGCCGTCTCGACTTCCGCCGCGAGGATGATAGATTCGAGAAGTTCCTCGTACGCGTCGGCGGCCTCGTCGATGCGGGCGGACGACCCGAGAAGCCCGTAGCCACGCTGGTCGAGGCTCTTCTTCACGCGCGAGGACTCGATCTGCGGGACGACGACGCCCATGATGTTCTTCGACTGCGTCGTGATTTCGGGGTACTCCTTCAGCGCTGCTGCTGCGCCCCGAACCGCGACGTCGCCTTCCATGGCGCGCGCCATGTTGATGGTGCGCTGTGCGCGTTCGTAGTCCGCGTTGAGGTTCGCACGCACGTCCTGTGCCTGGTCGAGGATGTCCATGAACTCCATGATGAGACCGTCACGCTTCTGTTCGAGCGTGTCGTGGCCCCGCTCCGAGAGTTCGATGCGATCCTCGATCGCCATCAAGTTCTTGCGGGTCGGCTTGACGTCTTCGGCCATCTTTGGCGAGGGTTGTTCGTCAGGGGTGTTAATCTTTTACTGTCTGGCCCGTCAGACCGGGTGAAATTCGTCACTGAGTGGGGAAGACGAGTGGTGAGCGACCACGGCAAGTCACCTAGTGCGACCGAATTGGCCCGGCCCGACTAGTTCGACCCCACTTCGAAGAACTGTGTGACGAGTTTTCGCTCGGCCGCACGAAGGTGCTGGTGGAACGTCGCCCGCGACACGTCCATCGCCTCGGCGAGTTCGTCGCCCGTGACGCCGTGCGGCCACTCGAAGAACCCGCCCAAGTACGCGAGTTGGAGTGCCGTGTGTTGTCTATCGGTGAGGTCCGCGCCGACGCTCCCGACGAACTCACGGGGCGTCTGCGGTGGTTCCGACCGGTCTCTGACGGCACGGAGTTCGACACCCGTCGCGGCCTGTCGAAGGTCGTCGAGTAGTGCACGACCGACCGAGCGGTCTGGAACGACGACGGTGAACCGACTGCCGGTCTCGTCGGCTTCGAGGTCGATGAGTCGTCCACCGGCGTCCGCGACGAGGTGCGCGAGTGACCCCCCCGACAAGACGAGTTCGGACAGGCCGACATCGTCTCCGCGCGGGACGCGTGCGATGGTGCCGACACCATCGACGTCGACGTCGGCCGCGTCGAGTTGCGTCGGCGGCGTCGACGAGACGAACAGACTGAGCGTGCCGTCGTCGTGGAGGACCGACCCCTCGTACGCGAGTTCGCACTCGGTTGCCGCCGCGATTTGGACGAGAGGCTGGGTCGGGTCACTCACGTCGAGTTCGAGTTCGAGGACGCCCTCAGAGATGAGCGAGCGTCTGCTCTCGAAGGCGTCGATTGCCGCGCCGACCGCTCGGCCGAGCGTTCCGAAGACCACGTTCACCTCGTCGTCGAGTTCGTCTGTGTCTGCGTACACGGTCAACACGCCGTAGAGCGTCTCTCGGTGGATTATCGGCACTGCAATAGCCGCCCGAAACGGCACGGCCTCACCCTCGTGTAACGACCCGTTTGCGGCGACGGCAGACTGGACGCGAAGTGTCTCTGCGGCCCGTGCAGTGACATCGTCGGCGTCGCCATCGATTTCGAGTGCTTCGACGAACGCCGTCTCTGTGCCGGCCCACTCGTTCGGGACGATGACCGCAGGCGAGAGGTCACAGTCACCAATCCACGCGCACGTGAACGACTCTGTCTCCGCGACGCGGGAACACACCGCCGCTTCGAGTTCTTGGCGCGTCTCCGCCCTGACGAGGGCCTCCGTCACGTCTTCGAGGAGTCCTTCGATGAGGTCGACGAGCGTGCTGAGTCGCGCACGCTCTTCTTCTACCCGCTCGGCGTTCCGCTCTGCGGCTTCTTCGGCACGCACCCGTTCGGTGATGTCCGTCTGGAACCCGACGTAGTGTGTCACCTCGCCGTTCGGTCCGCTGAGTGGGGCGAGGTCGACCCGGTTCCAGAACGTCTCACCGCCCTCTCTGTAGTTCAGGAGTTCGACCGACGCCGCCGCTTCGTTCTCGATTGCCGTGCGGAGTTCGGCGACACGTTCCGGGTTCGTTTTCGGCCCCTGTAGGTAACGACAGTTTCGACCCAACGCCGACTCGACAGAGTAGCCCGTCATCGACTCGAACGCCTCGTTGACGTAGACGAGAGGTCGGTCGGGGAGCGTGCAGTCGGCGATGGTGATACCGACGGGCGCTTCGTCTATCGCCTGTTCTTTCAGGTCTTCGGTGATTCGTTCGGCCGCGACTGTTCCGTGTCGGTGCCACGCGACGGCACTCTCGACTCGTTCTGGGAGTCGGTCGAAGAGATTCGAGTCGACGAGAGGGACAGCATCTGCTGCACCAGCGTCCAGTGCCTGTTCAGACGAGAGGTCACCGTCAGGTGTGACGACTGCGACGAGTGGGGCCGTCGTCTCGGGTCGCAACGACGAGATGGCGTCGACCCGGTCCGTCGCGACGACGAGGCAGTCGACCGACTCGGCGTCGCATTGCTCCTTCGCTGCATCG is drawn from Haloferax litoreum and contains these coding sequences:
- a CDS encoding V-type ATP synthase subunit D codes for the protein MAEDVKPTRKNLMAIEDRIELSERGHDTLEQKRDGLIMEFMDILDQAQDVRANLNADYERAQRTINMARAMEGDVAVRGAAAALKEYPEITTQSKNIMGVVVPQIESSRVKKSLDQRGYGLLGSSARIDEAADAYEELLESIILAAEVETAMKKMLEEIETTKRRVNALEFKLLPELYENKEYIEQKLEEQEREEIFRLKKIKAKKEEEEKEERKAAEEAEAAAA
- the prf1 gene encoding peptide chain release factor aRF-1, coding for MSSDAEEASEDRRKYEFKKVIEDLKEYEGSGTQLVTIYIPEDKQISDVVEHVITEHSEASNIKSKQTRTNVQDALTSIKDRLRYYDTFPPERGIVMFSGAVNSGGGQTNMVTKVLDSPPEPIQSFRYHCDSNFLTGPLEDMLMDKGLFGLVVLDRREANVGWLKGKRVEPVKSASSLVPGKQRKGGQSAQRFARLRLEAIDNFYQEVAGMANDLFVPKRHDMDGILVGGPSPTKDEFLDGDYLHHELQDLVVGKFDVAYTDESGLYDLVDAAQDVLADQEVMKDKKEMEEFFEKLHRGNESTYGFEATRKNLVMGSVDRLLISEDLRKDVAVYDCGGQEEFELVDHRHNTPSHDCEDGSEAELKEREDVIEYLMDLADQRGTETKFISTDFEKGEQLYDAFGGIAGILRYSTGI
- the argS gene encoding arginine--tRNA ligase, giving the protein MFRQFREEVEAALSAALSSLDLPTDDLGVEEPPEDVPATLASSVAFRLAGVVGAAPPSVAADIADEISVEGYDYLAAVDTQGPYVNFHVTDAYYDDTLDSAATDTEYGRLPSTGDSVVVEHTSANPTGPVHVGRTRNPVIGDAVANLLDFAGNDVERHYYVNDAGRQMAVFTWAYETFDEEDLDSEPARDRIEYDLVRYYQKGNAYLEDADAADAEAAEEEITAILQGIEEGDEETYARVEEVVDQVLGGMRECLERLPAEFDEFVKETRFMFDGSTRDLADRLKETEYAVYEEDAWQLELDDYGFEKNLVFLRSDDTSLYTTRDLAHHEWKFDNYDRAVTVLGEDHKLQAGQLRAALDILGNDVDKLENVIYSWVNLPGGETMSTRKGTGVMLDDLLDESVSRARDEVEKRLEGRVRDDDLDDDDIDRIARQVGIGAVRYDIVSKQPTKTITFEWDQALNFEAQSAPYIQYVHARCCGIVDEAANAGLDDTNVDPSVLTTEAERDLVRTIARFPAVVEAAADDLEPHAVATYARELAEVFNTFYRECPVLDADEGVGAARLALVKAARNAVANALAIVGVEAPESM
- the minD gene encoding cell division ATPase MinD — protein: MARVYAIASAKGGVGKTTTTANLGTVLSMAGQDVVVVDGDLGMPNLAGALGVDPDGETLHDVLTGETTVESATYEGPEGLSVLPGSTALEAFASANAKELHPVIEELKERYDIVLVDTGAGLSDDTFVPLKLADEVLLVSTTEREALGDTEKTRQLGERIGADVVGVVLTRVNQSNPNADEVASLLDTGVIAVVPEDSAIREALSTQVPVVARAPKSIAAAGYRALAEALTGNPVPIPDAPSDDDVDQTSDPTGPTSADTEGVVDSSDTADDDADDVTVVETDDDSGSDPVAGDAPTTETAIDEAAPEPALDTDLDQQSTPDPDPEPESDPEPESDPEPESTPKSFRDQASEPEPEPEPEPEPELDLPPEPESDSNPDPSLDPVQEPPADPDPVQESPADTEPPSPDETATDQSASTTTTLEDEAEAALDAAIPFGSEGNESSESVDDDPLAGDGTDTTADEEPPEDVVSVEDPVTANLDAADSMGADPLAGDDVVEPTSGPGVAEGADTQTADADHLPPTEDADDDAALTDSDDATDPSSSDDATDRSDDASAVVEDASSESADEPLVAEAEPDATQQSTEVVDRDEDEDDDEEGVYTTSLVEEVESLDDDDEEKKKGFFSRFLG
- a CDS encoding DUF6276 family protein, which codes for MPCPNCGGDEAVFAVPEPLEEYAPQGAVTIGLCADCLRVHPSDERVTDGDARPLGDVIPDGEGGAAFALLVGFLDSLALNREAIVESAEYAEREGVDVHLTLDRLEQSVSDPHFDVGRRHTQLETFL